CTTCTGGACGGCTCGTTCTCCGGCAAGTTCCATATCGGCGCCAACAGTGGGCAAAATATCGAAATCTCCGTCGCCGACATGCGGGCTAAGGCGCTGAACGTGGTGGCGACGGCGGCGGTTTGGAGCGCCGATCCGGGGACCACCGACTTCGATGTCGAGTCGGCATCGAATAGTGGCATTGACGGACTCGTGGCTGGCGCCTATAAGGTGGAAGTGGCCGAGGACGGAACGGTTACTCTCTTGGACGAGGCTGGGGAACAGATTGCGTCGGCGAAAATTTCGAACGGCGACACTTCGGTAGTCATTTCGGTGACGAACACGGCTTACATCGCTGATGGTAGCAGCTCCTTGAGCATCACGTTGGCGATCGGTGATGCCGACGCTACCACCGGTGTGGCTGCCACACCCGGTACTGTCTCGCTCTACGTCCTGCAACAGGGTCAGGGCATCAGCGTGATGAATCAGCAGGACGCCGACAAGGCCATTACTGCGATCAACAACGCCATCGAGCGGGTGTCGGCGGAACGGTCGAAGCTGGGCGCTTATCAGAACCGCTTGGAGCACACCATCGCCAATCTGGGCACGTCCGCGGAAAACCTCCAAGCGGCCGAGTCCCGGATTCGAGACGTCGACATGGCTGCGGAGATGATGCAGTTCACCAAGTACCAGATTTTGCAGCAGGCCTCCACGGCCATGCTGGCCCAGGCCAACCTGGCGCCGCAGTCGGTGCTGCAGCTGCTCGGCTAAAGGCAAAAACGGGGCCCGGGCTACAATCCGGGCCCCATCGCCATTTCTTCTCCTTGATACGTAGCTAACGCAGAAGTAGCAACCGCAGAAGTAGCAACCGAATCAATATGGCTGTATCTCTTTTTGTTTTCACCATTTGCTGCCGGTGTGGGTGATGAACGTGAAACTGAGCATCGGGATGATGGTCAAGAATGAGGAGCGATGGCTTGAACGCTGTTTGCAGGCCCTTCTCCCGGTTCTTGAGGCTGTAGACTCCGAGCTCATTGTGGTTGATACCGGCTCTGAGGATCGGACGGTGGAAATCGCCCGTCGGTTTACGGATCGGGTCTACTCTCACCCCTGGCAAAACGACTTCTCGCAGATGCGAAATATCGTTATCGGCTACGCTCGCGGCGAGTGGTTCTGGACAGTGGATGCCGATGAAATCCTCGAGACGCCCCAGCCTGTGATCGATTTCCTCACCTCGTCCCGTTGCAAGAGGTATAACGCAGCGACGGTGCTGATTAAAAACGTTACTAATGAAGAAGATGACACCCTGCACGTACCAACGTTAGTGGCGCCCAGGCTATTTCGGAAACTGCCGGGCTTTCGGTATACGGGACGAGTCCACAACCAGCCCGTTTACCGGGGACCGATCATGCATTTGCCGGTTACCTTTTTGCATTACGGGTATTTGGCCACCGACAAGGAACTGATGGAGCGAAAGTTCCAGCGCACGGCAACCCTGCTGAAGCTGGAGTTGGAAAAGGATCCCAGCAACATATACTATTGGTACCAGCTGTCCAAGAGCTATGCGATGCACAAAGATTACGAAGACGCAGTGGACCCCATCTTGCGGGCCTATGAGTTGGTCAAGAGCAAAGGTCCACAAAGCCGGAATTACATGTACGTGTACAGTCAGCTGGCGCTGCTGCACTTCCAGCTTCGGCGGTTTCGCCAGGTGATTCGTTTTTGCGACGAGGCCATCGCGTTGCGCGATGGTTACCCGGATCTCTATTACTTTAAAGCCAAGGCTCACGGTGCCGTCGGCGAGCTTCCAGAGGCCGTCCACGCGTATCAGCGGTATCTGAATATTGTGCGGGACTTCGCCGGGTCCCCAGCTTCCAAGGATACGTCCGTACCCCACTATTCCCTCTACAAAGCCGATGACGCCCGTCGAGATTTGGTTTCCCTTCACCACCGACTGGGCAATTTCGAAGAAGCGGGAGAATGGGCCCTGCAGGTTGAGGCTGTTGACTTGCTGGAACCGTTCTTCGACAAGACCGTCGATAGCCTTCTCAAGGCGCAGCGTTATCAGGAGATCGGCACGTTGTACCAGCGGCTCGCAGCACTGGATAAGCCCGAGGTCATCCAGAAATTCCTGGCCACACTTGAACGGACCCGGTTACAGTTGGACGCGGAGCTCGACAGGCGATTGTCTGTCATCTTCGCTTCGGGCGAATCGGTTTATTCCGTTCTCAACGCCGCTCGGGTGGCCGCTGACCGATCGGATTTGGAGCGTCATCTGTCGCAGCTGGAGGGATGGAGCTGGCGGGAGGCGCCTTTCTTTTATGGAGATTTGCTGTACACATTGGTCCGGGAAGCTCTCGTGGACTGGCGAGTGATGACAGACCTTGGCGAAAAGCATCTGGCCCAGCTTTTGACGTTTGCCCAGCGGCGACATCCAGACGTCCCAAAGGTGCTCGCGAACCGTTTGTTCAACCTTGGTGATCTACAGACCTTGGCCGAGCTGCGAACTGCGAAAGCCCTGGCCCGTTACGCGCTGCTTCATGGGGAGTGGGACGACAGCCAGTATGGGCGTCTGTTTGAACGGTACATCGAGTGGGGTACTTCTTACATTGAGGGTCTCTACCGGTCGGAAGTGCTCGATGGTGGGCTGGCAGGCGAGCTGAAGACTGACGAAGAAGCGGCGCTCATGCTCATGCGCCAAGCGCAACTCGCCAAAGAAGACCTAAAAAAGCAAATTGAGTATCTGCGCGAGGCGGTGAATCGGTTCGCACCTTTGACCCGGGGTATTCGACTGCAGTTGGCAAAATTGGAGGAGCAGCTGAGAGTCGGCGAATTTGAACGGTACAAGGAAAAAGTGAAAGCCAACATCGAGGCGTTGGTGCAAGCAGGTCATCTCGATGAAGCGCAAGGCCTGCTCCAGGAATACGCGAGTGTGGTGCCCGATGATCCCGGAATTTATAGTGTTGGTTCGGTCATCGCCGTAGCACGAGGAGATACAGAGCGTGCCTTGATGCTGCTCGACGAAGGATTGAGAGTCCATCCAGACGACTTCGACCTTTGGTTTAACCGCGCCTACGTGTATCTCCTCGCGGGAGATTCATCCTCGGCTGTAGAGGCTTATCGCCGTGCTGAGTCACTCCTGACGGACGATAGGCAGCGAGAAGATCTGGCAAACCTGGCCCAGCAGTTGTCTATCGTCTGAGACGGACTGACCGCCGTTTGACAACGGAGAGTACCGCTGGGCATCCTCGGCAGGTTGGACTGGTTCGCCGGTTGAATTGATGGCACGAGCTCAACAAAGTGAGCTCGCTCGTCGAATCAGGTTGGTCGAAGGAAGCGCGAAATTTGCGCGAGAAGTACGCTGGTCTCGTACCGCAAGATTCCCAGCATATGCGTGTTTCGGTTAACAATCACCGCTCCCCGGGGAAACCTTGTCGATTCAGAGCAGTGGGTTAACGAGGGATTGGCTCGATTTCCAGGTTCGACCTCAACTTTAACAGCGCGTAGACAATTCTCCGAATGGGCGACTTTGACCAGACGAGGCGCTCAAAGCGTATGAGCGCGCGGAATCACTCGCGAACGACCAGGGCCAGTTCGACGACCTCGAAGAACTTTTTCAACGGGTCAAAGCGGAGTACGCAGAACTGTCGCATGTGTATACACCGAACCTTAAAGGCGTACAACGCGCGAGCTTGTTAGCGGGCGCTGAGAGAGGGAGACGTGTCCTCTCGCGTGTACGCCTAGTGTCTGGGCGGTGCCTTCGTGATCCTTAACCTCCCTCGAATACTGCCAAGGAAATATCCCATGATGGAGTAGCTTCCCCTGGTTTCGCCCAACCGAATCAACCGCAGTTTGAAACAGATATTATCCTCCTGAACCGGCTCGTTGGGGCCGGTATTTTTCATTCAGGAGGGTTACCCACCATGAGAACCATCAAGACAAAAGAGGACCTGCAAGTCCTCGAACGCGCGCGAGTCCTCCCTCAACCCGTGTTCAACTATCTGAGCCAACAGTTTCACCAGTTGGAGGAAGCTCTACACGACCCGAACGACGTCTCTCCTTTCGACCTCTACGACCACGGATACATCGTCCTGCTCGAGCCCGGTGACAACGTCCGGGATCTTCGGTGTGAGTGTCAATCAAAAAGGGGACCACTGTGCTCATCGAAAAGGGATCCACCCAGAGCACCGCGCGCGTCCCTTGCCCCCTGCCCCTAGGGGGGCAGGGCGGCCAGGTCGTCAATTAGGCTTCCAGCTGCTGGCGCCACCGCTGGCTTTCACGGAAGCGGTACGACTCCCCGTTGAAAACCAGAATGTGCGCCCGGTGCGTAATCCGGTCCAACAGTGCTGTCGTCAGCGCCGTGTCGCCAAACACCTCCTCCCAGCGGGAAAACTCCAGGTTGCTGGTCACGATGAGGCTGCCGGCCTCGTGCCGTTCCGCCACGAACTGGAAGAACAGCGGCGCCCCCGGCCCCAGCCGCAGGTACCCCAATTCGTCACAGATGATCAGGTCGAACTTCTCCCAGCTCTTGAGGTAACGATTCAGCCGTACCTCCTGCTGAGCCGCCAGCAGCTCCTGGGCCAGCGTGATCGCGCGGATGAACCGGACCCGGTAACCCGCCTCGATGGCGGCGATGCCCAGCGCAGTGGCAATATGGGTCTTGCCTGTTCCGCTGGGCCCCAGGCAAATCACGTTTTCCTTGGCGGCTACGAAATTGGCCTCCGCCAACTGCAGCACCTTGGCCTTGGGCAGTTGTGGTATCGCGTCGAATTCAAACTCTTGCAGCGTCTTGAGCTGCGGAAACTTGGCGGCTCGCAGCCGTGTCTCCAACCGCCGGCGATGCCGCGAAGCCAATTCCTGTTCCAAGCAGCTGAGCAAGAACTCGCCTGGTGCGATGCTTTTCTCCATCGCCTCGCGAGCCAGCTCCCGGTGGGTGGCCCGCAGGCCAGGCAGCTTCAGCTGTTTGCACCGCAAGTCAATCAAGTCTTCGATGACCGCAGGGTGGCGATTCATGCGCCCACCCCCACCAGCAGAGCGTCATACCGGCGCGGATCTCCAACCGGTACCGCCGGACCCCGCGTCGGGCCGGCATGAACCTCCTTCCTCAGGTCGAACCGGTTGAGCAGCAACTGGCGGATGCCGTCGGCCAGATAGATGCCTGCGGCCAGCGCCTCTTGGATGGCCTCGCGAACGGCCTCGGGTGCAAACTCCTGGTGCAAAAGCAGAACCTGGACCATCTCCCGGTACCCGCTGGGGTCGTGCTCCATCAGCCGCCGCCGCAGGGTCTGGTAAGGCTCGGGCAGCTGACGCACCACCGCCGCGTGGGTAACCGCATACGGTTTGCGCACCAGTGCTCCAAGAAAGTGCTCCAGGCTCAGGACCGTCTGGCCCCGTCCCATGGCTCGCGGGTGCACGGCCACTTGCTGGTCCCGCCAATAGAACTCCAGCCGATCCGCGTAGACCTCGGCTCGCACCATCTGCCCGACGCAACGGGTGGGAACGGAATAGCGATTGCGCTCGTAGGTCACCAGCGACAGCTTGTTGACCGGGAGATAGTGCACCACACACGGCTTGAATGTACCCGCAGGAAGCGGTCTGAGGGCCCGCTTTTCTTCCTCCCACCGCTCCCGTTCCTGCTCGCACCAGGCCAGCAGCTTCGCATTCAGTTCATCGAGGGATTCCACATGCGGCACCGGGGTGAAGACATTCCGGCGCACGTACCCGACCAGATTCTCCACACTGCCCTTCTCGTGGGCTGCCCCCGGATTGGCAAACACGCTGTCAAACACGTAATGGGAGCGCAGGGCAACAAAGCGTTCGCTCAGTTCCC
Above is a window of Bacillus thermozeamaize DNA encoding:
- a CDS encoding AAA family ATPase, with product MNRHPAVIEDLIDLRCKQLKLPGLRATHRELAREAMEKSIAPGEFLLSCLEQELASRHRRRLETRLRAAKFPQLKTLQEFEFDAIPQLPKAKVLQLAEANFVAAKENVICLGPSGTGKTHIATALGIAAIEAGYRVRFIRAITLAQELLAAQQEVRLNRYLKSWEKFDLIICDELGYLRLGPGAPLFFQFVAERHEAGSLIVTSNLEFSRWEEVFGDTALTTALLDRITHRAHILVFNGESYRFRESQRWRQQLEA